In uncultured Draconibacterium sp., one genomic interval encodes:
- a CDS encoding DUF1080 domain-containing protein has protein sequence MNENLKYVSIHLIVLLVNALTVSSVFSQNHERDGYARLFNGKDLHNWDILIDEKGSDRNLFVVENETIHVYANKVDKELHSFGGIVTKKEYNNYILTLEYKWGTKKFEPRYDFVRDAGIIFHMHGEEKIWPNGVECQIQEGDTGDLWAIGTRVSSTVQNVIRNYSEKGDTITRGNLEQRFQRFHRAYCWEKPGWNKIEITVKEDQALYKINGKVVNKAIDMRYWDEEEDCWQPLKKGKILLQAEGAEIYYRNVFIKELKDIK, from the coding sequence ATGAATGAAAATTTAAAATATGTGTCTATACATTTAATTGTACTGTTGGTTAACGCACTAACAGTATCTTCTGTCTTCTCCCAAAACCATGAGCGAGATGGTTATGCGCGTTTGTTTAATGGAAAAGACCTTCACAACTGGGATATACTAATTGATGAGAAAGGAAGTGACCGTAACCTTTTTGTTGTTGAGAATGAAACCATACATGTGTATGCAAATAAGGTTGACAAAGAACTTCATTCGTTTGGTGGAATTGTAACAAAAAAGGAATACAACAACTACATTTTAACGCTGGAGTATAAATGGGGCACTAAAAAGTTCGAACCACGTTACGATTTTGTCAGGGATGCCGGGATAATCTTTCATATGCACGGCGAAGAAAAAATCTGGCCCAATGGGGTAGAATGTCAGATTCAGGAAGGAGACACAGGTGACTTGTGGGCAATTGGAACTCGCGTTTCATCTACGGTTCAAAATGTTATCAGAAATTACAGTGAAAAAGGCGATACAATAACCCGTGGGAACCTGGAACAACGTTTTCAGCGTTTTCATCGGGCTTATTGTTGGGAAAAACCCGGCTGGAATAAAATTGAAATTACAGTTAAAGAAGACCAGGCACTTTATAAAATAAATGGCAAAGTAGTAAACAAAGCCATAGATATGAGATATTGGGATGAAGAAGAAGATTGTTGGCAACCTTTAAAAAAAGGCAAAATCCTACTTCAGGCCGAAGGTGCTGAAATTTACTACAGAAATGTATTTATCAAGGAATTGAAAGATATTAAGTAA
- a CDS encoding arylsulfatase, with protein MTRTNIFILIICFVQIGYNGFAQKEEQPNIIFILADDMSYRDLSCYGQQRYQTPNIDAMAASGIRFTQAYAAAPECAPSRCSLLTGKHTGHSSVRTNSSARGQDNLLDEDITIAEVLKGVGYNTAFTGKWGVGLPGTEGVPYKQGFDYAFGFYDQTRAHTYIPYYLRENDKKVEYPENMGFEMARRYDYKDNKAQNTYDGNGKLYIEELKDPTGFTYSENEIQKAAFSFLNKNLPEKTGKPFFLYYATQLPHGPVITDDLGEMKNYPEVNQLSREWGAMVIKLDNFVGELISYLKETGEFDNTIIFFASDNGYSMCGYTERGNGPDWPDDPWLKNKGPFTGGKFSVLEGGCRVPFFVSSPEKFNPAVISEPVWLPDFFPTACELAGVNSEKLKLDGVSLLPALEGDLDEFEGHDFLYFSKGREQAVRMGPWKAYRKNPNSKTELYLVEEDTYTERNLAILYPEKVKEAEEIMKREHEPHEWYWNPWETATEYNAKKQKAIETGNVLPAFRPNGMEKLPWEK; from the coding sequence ATGACAAGGACGAATATTTTTATCTTAATCATCTGTTTTGTGCAGATCGGGTACAATGGTTTTGCGCAAAAAGAGGAACAACCGAACATCATCTTTATACTCGCCGACGACATGAGTTATCGCGATTTAAGTTGTTACGGGCAACAACGATATCAAACACCAAATATTGATGCAATGGCAGCAAGCGGAATCAGGTTTACCCAGGCTTATGCTGCTGCTCCTGAATGTGCGCCTTCACGTTGTAGTTTATTAACAGGCAAGCATACCGGACATTCTTCCGTTAGAACAAATTCGAGTGCTCGGGGTCAGGATAATTTGCTTGATGAAGATATTACTATCGCAGAAGTTTTAAAGGGAGTTGGTTATAATACTGCATTTACTGGTAAATGGGGGGTAGGGCTTCCGGGTACTGAAGGAGTCCCATACAAACAAGGATTCGACTATGCTTTTGGATTTTACGATCAAACCAGAGCGCATACCTATATTCCATACTACCTAAGAGAAAACGACAAAAAAGTTGAATATCCTGAAAATATGGGATTCGAAATGGCTCGTCGTTACGATTACAAAGACAATAAAGCCCAAAATACCTACGACGGAAATGGAAAACTTTATATTGAAGAATTAAAAGATCCCACGGGATTTACCTATTCCGAAAATGAGATTCAAAAAGCGGCATTTAGTTTCTTAAATAAGAATTTGCCAGAGAAAACAGGGAAACCTTTTTTCCTTTATTATGCTACGCAGTTGCCACATGGCCCGGTAATTACAGATGACCTGGGCGAGATGAAAAATTACCCCGAAGTGAATCAGCTTTCACGAGAATGGGGAGCGATGGTTATTAAACTGGACAATTTTGTGGGCGAGCTCATTTCATACTTAAAGGAAACAGGAGAGTTTGACAATACCATTATCTTTTTTGCCTCTGACAACGGGTACTCGATGTGTGGATATACCGAGCGGGGCAATGGACCTGATTGGCCCGATGATCCTTGGTTAAAAAACAAAGGCCCTTTTACTGGTGGAAAATTTTCGGTATTGGAAGGTGGCTGCCGTGTGCCGTTCTTTGTGAGCTCGCCTGAAAAATTTAATCCTGCAGTAATTAGTGAGCCTGTGTGGTTACCCGATTTTTTCCCTACTGCTTGCGAACTGGCAGGTGTGAATTCTGAAAAACTTAAATTGGATGGCGTAAGTCTTCTACCAGCATTAGAAGGTGATTTGGACGAATTTGAAGGCCACGATTTTCTCTATTTTTCAAAAGGAAGAGAACAGGCTGTGCGAATGGGCCCATGGAAAGCGTATCGCAAAAATCCCAACAGTAAAACGGAACTGTACCTAGTCGAAGAAGACACTTACACCGAAAGAAACCTGGCTATTCTTTATCCGGAAAAGGTTAAGGAGGCGGAAGAAATAATGAAACGCGAACACGAACCACACGAATGGTATTGGAATCCTTGGGAGACAGCAACAGAGTACAATGCAAAAAAACAAAAGGCAATAGAAACAGGGAATGTACTTCCGGCTTTCCGGCCAAACGGAATGGAAAAATTACCCTGGGAAAAATAG
- a CDS encoding family 43 glycosylhydrolase: MNKKILILAVGIVLTFSVYGQKANKNTKPYPYSNPIIKHMYTADAAPHVMPDGRVWMVTSVDSDNGGGYSTMHCYHTFSSADMVNWIDHGEVLNVWDVLGAKEEPEGEDWALWAPDMAYYEGKYYLYFPVRIVHTENGYEEGKRKVTSYIAVAVSNSPDQKFKVINPKIEGTRGIDPAVFIDDDGEKYLYYGSHWGAKLADNMKELASDPVMMDVDDDHFMEAIWMNKRDGKYYVSYHAHYGKPVDPENPDDPNRLKSLLDYGISDNPLGPFNHMGTMNYELGVNVKDGPRYPGRDYVPWRLTQSNHGGIVEFHGKEYLFYHTSALSSWRQDEFKAEGTWTQRSVCVDELKYKQDGTLIPVQQTIESVDKVKVNQPYEIVLENESVKLNTDESISYRDIDLGTGYYYFGLKAQDVKQPYNVEIRLDSTEGKLIGTVVVTENGTAETFLRNANGVHDVYLIVNDNTKNEIIFNAPRFFAGSPKKVKQ, translated from the coding sequence ATGAACAAAAAGATTTTAATATTGGCAGTTGGGATTGTACTGACATTTTCGGTGTATGGCCAAAAAGCAAATAAAAATACCAAACCCTATCCTTATAGTAATCCAATAATTAAACACATGTATACTGCCGATGCAGCACCGCATGTTATGCCTGACGGACGAGTATGGATGGTTACATCGGTAGATAGTGACAATGGAGGAGGTTATTCAACCATGCATTGTTATCACACTTTTTCATCGGCCGATATGGTAAACTGGATAGATCATGGCGAAGTCCTAAATGTCTGGGATGTTCTTGGCGCAAAAGAAGAACCAGAAGGTGAAGACTGGGCACTTTGGGCACCTGATATGGCTTATTACGAAGGTAAATATTACTTGTATTTTCCGGTTCGTATTGTACACACAGAAAATGGCTATGAAGAAGGTAAAAGAAAAGTTACTTCCTACATTGCAGTGGCGGTAAGTAATTCTCCCGATCAAAAATTTAAAGTAATCAATCCGAAAATAGAAGGGACACGTGGAATAGATCCCGCAGTTTTTATTGATGACGATGGTGAAAAGTATCTGTATTATGGTAGTCACTGGGGAGCTAAACTGGCTGATAATATGAAGGAATTAGCATCTGATCCGGTAATGATGGATGTAGATGACGATCATTTTATGGAAGCAATCTGGATGAATAAACGGGATGGAAAGTATTACGTCTCGTACCATGCGCACTACGGGAAACCGGTCGACCCCGAAAATCCCGACGATCCTAATCGGTTAAAATCATTGCTGGATTACGGGATCAGTGATAACCCTCTTGGCCCTTTTAATCACATGGGAACCATGAATTATGAACTGGGTGTAAATGTAAAAGATGGCCCAAGATATCCTGGCAGAGACTATGTGCCATGGCGGTTGACCCAAAGTAATCATGGTGGAATTGTTGAATTTCACGGCAAAGAATATTTGTTTTACCATACTTCTGCACTTTCTTCCTGGCGGCAGGACGAGTTTAAGGCAGAAGGGACCTGGACCCAGCGTTCGGTGTGTGTGGATGAGCTAAAGTACAAACAGGATGGAACACTTATTCCGGTGCAACAAACCATAGAGAGTGTTGATAAGGTAAAAGTTAACCAACCATACGAGATTGTATTGGAAAATGAATCCGTGAAGCTAAACACTGATGAGTCAATATCGTATCGTGATATTGATTTGGGCACCGGGTATTATTATTTTGGTTTGAAAGCGCAAGATGTAAAGCAGCCTTACAATGTCGAGATCAGATTGGATAGTACAGAGGGAAAACTGATAGGAACTGTCGTTGTCACAGAAAACGGAACTGCCGAAACATTTCTTCGCAATGCCAACGGTGTGCATGATGTTTACCTGATCGTAAATGATAATACGAAAAATGAAATAATATTCAATGCTCCGCGATTTTTTGCCGGATCACCCAAAAAAGTAAAACAATGA
- a CDS encoding nucleoside hydrolase-like domain-containing protein produces MSNWIRMIEQFVFAALILFGLEAQAQKPKVWIYTDMTDNTLPGKNHMGTINDPDDISAMAGYLLMANMFDTKGIVVASTHRKEHKTTPHQGDWANRFWGEAYQKDVKNLNKVIGGYPEKVDFVQSCIKESAERYNPEYEYVSLANYATVKSLFDLANNEEGIINVLCWGSLTEPAILVNHCISAGRKDILEKLRFIAHWTNSPWHQGSPEHPEDVANCREDADACAYLKLVALNGYIKYYECGAIGQHGIVSGSPKGDEYYKQFAGSALGQKFIQGKFVQNSVDHSDAATYWVLLRNWGVGLNDIKSNGTNFPDVEKTNEEKFKQWSERIHNELLRRSLVASGN; encoded by the coding sequence ATGAGTAATTGGATAAGAATGATTGAGCAATTTGTATTTGCAGCATTAATTTTATTTGGTTTGGAAGCACAAGCCCAAAAACCAAAAGTGTGGATTTATACGGATATGACAGACAATACCCTGCCCGGAAAGAACCATATGGGAACAATAAACGATCCCGACGATATTTCGGCAATGGCAGGTTACCTGTTAATGGCGAATATGTTTGATACCAAGGGAATTGTGGTTGCCAGTACACATCGGAAAGAACACAAAACAACGCCACATCAGGGCGATTGGGCCAACCGCTTTTGGGGCGAAGCTTATCAGAAAGATGTTAAAAACCTGAATAAAGTAATTGGCGGCTATCCTGAAAAGGTTGATTTTGTGCAATCGTGTATAAAAGAATCAGCAGAACGTTATAATCCAGAATATGAATATGTGTCCTTAGCCAACTATGCAACTGTTAAATCTTTGTTTGATTTAGCAAATAATGAAGAAGGAATAATTAATGTTTTGTGTTGGGGATCACTCACTGAACCGGCAATTTTGGTGAACCACTGCATCTCTGCGGGGCGAAAGGATATCCTTGAGAAACTTCGCTTTATTGCACACTGGACAAATTCTCCCTGGCATCAGGGATCTCCTGAGCATCCCGAAGATGTTGCCAATTGCCGCGAAGATGCAGATGCTTGTGCATATCTGAAGTTGGTTGCCCTAAATGGTTACATAAAATATTACGAATGTGGTGCCATTGGCCAGCATGGAATTGTCAGCGGAAGCCCCAAAGGAGATGAATATTATAAGCAGTTTGCAGGAAGTGCTCTTGGGCAGAAATTCATTCAGGGAAAATTTGTGCAAAATTCAGTCGATCATTCCGACGCAGCAACCTACTGGGTTTTACTGAGAAATTGGGGCGTAGGACTTAACGATATTAAAAGCAATGGTACCAATTTCCCTGATGTGGAAAAGACCAACGAAGAGAAATTCAAACAATGGTCGGAGCGTATACACAATGAATTATTGCGTCGCTCATTGGTTGCATCCGGAAACTGA
- a CDS encoding sulfatase, giving the protein MKLIAIWILISLICLGAVSCKKADEGLKPNVIIIFTDDQGYQDLGCFGSPNIKTPNLDQMANEGTRFTNFYVTASVCCPSRASILTGRYSVRNGIGGVLLPGAKGMRSSEITIAEFLKQAGYKTACFGKWHLGDQEQSLPTAQGFDEYYGLPYSNDMHLGAAQVFSPDAVFTNGYTLEKAKKDIAFNASHTRQEIEEQGLRNLVPLLDGTKIVEYPANQGTLTKRYFERTINFINKAGKEPFFVYLTPNMPHIPLFASTEFEGTSERGLYGDVVEEIDWNVGKLMSFLKENDLDKNTMVFFTSDNGPWLGYGDMAGSADPLRGGKFTNYEGGVRVPCVMRWPGIWEEGKTSDAIISTLDFLPTIAHYAGVEIPENLIDGKDISRHLENTNMDLSQEIIYYTKGTEIVGVRKGEWKYLPHSGARNITKDSEPELFNLKNDIEETRNVYDVYPEIVDTLSELIINYNQSVRN; this is encoded by the coding sequence ATGAAACTCATTGCAATTTGGATTCTCATCAGTTTAATCTGTTTAGGTGCAGTATCGTGCAAAAAAGCAGATGAGGGATTAAAGCCGAATGTAATTATAATCTTCACTGATGACCAGGGATACCAAGACTTAGGTTGTTTTGGGTCTCCAAATATTAAAACACCAAATTTGGATCAAATGGCAAACGAAGGTACCCGTTTTACTAACTTTTATGTAACGGCTTCAGTTTGTTGCCCGTCCCGGGCATCTATTTTAACAGGCAGATACTCGGTACGTAATGGAATTGGAGGCGTTCTACTCCCCGGAGCGAAAGGTATGCGCTCTTCAGAAATTACAATTGCCGAATTTTTAAAACAAGCAGGGTACAAAACAGCCTGTTTTGGCAAATGGCATCTTGGCGATCAGGAACAAAGTCTGCCTACGGCACAAGGTTTTGATGAATACTATGGATTGCCATATAGCAATGACATGCATCTTGGTGCCGCCCAGGTATTTTCTCCGGATGCTGTATTTACGAACGGATATACACTGGAAAAGGCAAAAAAGGATATCGCGTTCAATGCTTCTCATACACGGCAAGAGATAGAGGAGCAAGGTCTGAGAAATCTGGTGCCATTACTCGATGGTACCAAAATTGTTGAATATCCAGCAAATCAGGGAACGCTAACCAAAAGGTATTTTGAGAGAACAATAAATTTCATTAACAAAGCTGGTAAAGAACCGTTTTTTGTATACTTGACCCCTAACATGCCACACATACCTTTGTTTGCATCAACCGAATTTGAAGGAACCAGTGAGCGTGGCTTATATGGCGATGTTGTTGAAGAAATTGACTGGAATGTGGGTAAATTAATGTCTTTTCTGAAAGAAAATGATTTAGATAAAAATACGATGGTGTTTTTTACTTCAGACAATGGACCATGGCTGGGATATGGCGATATGGCCGGGAGTGCGGACCCGCTTCGGGGAGGTAAGTTTACCAACTACGAGGGAGGAGTTAGAGTACCATGTGTAATGCGGTGGCCCGGGATATGGGAAGAAGGAAAAACAAGTGATGCGATAATTTCAACGCTTGATTTTTTACCAACTATAGCTCATTATGCAGGAGTTGAAATTCCCGAAAATTTAATTGACGGAAAAGATATCTCGAGGCATTTGGAGAATACCAACATGGATTTATCACAAGAGATTATATACTATACAAAAGGAACTGAGATTGTTGGAGTGCGAAAAGGAGAATGGAAATATTTGCCTCACAGCGGAGCTAGAAATATTACAAAAGATAGCGAACCAGAACTGTTTAATCTGAAAAACGATATTGAGGAGACAAGAAATGTATATGATGTGTATCCGGAGATTGTGGATACATTATCAGAACTTATAATAAACTATAACCAATCTGTTAGAAATTAA
- a CDS encoding RagB/SusD family nutrient uptake outer membrane protein: MKKINYIYLIFLLPLLFSCELEQLPSDSVSSIQAFSSAKGIEQATVGQYDTFKKNIVIRGKSSWQYNMPRVIDMVNLQGDDIYITNSYNDLTSFNQYNPESRLLDGGFNLANWAAHYKNIAVCNKIISEVDATDVELKGLVGENYYLRALWYLSLTRTYGRPYTHGTDHLSVPLRLDPEADVQERATVGEVYAQIISDLEMAADLLPEATIRTRPSKEAAWALLSRVYVWMTDPSDASTANYADLAITNADKVLNSGKFALTSTGSYFGSSEIRPKNMPVGTPVNHYFSRAKEENETVFALGVLASDAGIIARGKMFMQTYEGLGFGQYCASEYYRDILASDNNDLRTNFVEPRYQLDENGNVKVDENGNDMIFNHKGYVQYNINKFSYMGGDPFLADIVYQRSAEVYLNRAEAYAKKALFGDGAAVQKALDDVNTIRSRAHADTYSSIADFSAIYPSNPGNPVADGETPNDADILDVVLTERFLELAWEFNRSEDVFRNKRNLYRNYLGPHLIKGIVNWESNRIIAPIPLDEMNANPLLVQNPN, from the coding sequence ATGAAAAAAATAAATTATATATATTTAATATTCTTGCTGCCATTATTATTCAGCTGCGAGCTGGAACAACTACCCAGCGATTCAGTTTCGTCTATTCAGGCATTTAGTTCTGCAAAAGGAATTGAACAAGCTACTGTAGGGCAATACGATACGTTCAAAAAGAATATCGTGATACGCGGTAAAAGCAGTTGGCAATACAATATGCCACGTGTAATTGATATGGTTAATCTTCAGGGTGATGATATTTACATTACTAACTCGTACAACGACTTAACCAGTTTTAATCAGTATAATCCGGAATCAAGATTGCTTGACGGTGGTTTTAATCTGGCTAATTGGGCCGCGCATTATAAAAATATTGCCGTTTGTAATAAAATTATTTCAGAGGTTGATGCGACGGATGTAGAACTAAAAGGTTTGGTTGGTGAGAATTATTATCTAAGAGCACTTTGGTATTTGTCGCTTACACGTACTTACGGACGACCATATACGCACGGAACAGATCACTTATCAGTTCCGCTTAGGTTAGATCCAGAGGCGGATGTGCAGGAAAGAGCAACTGTAGGAGAAGTTTATGCACAAATTATTTCTGATTTGGAAATGGCAGCAGATTTATTACCCGAGGCAACAATTCGAACCAGACCTTCGAAAGAAGCTGCCTGGGCATTATTGTCGCGTGTATATGTTTGGATGACAGATCCATCTGATGCTTCAACCGCTAATTATGCCGATTTAGCCATCACCAATGCAGATAAGGTATTAAATTCAGGAAAATTTGCACTTACTTCAACTGGTTCTTATTTTGGTTCTTCTGAAATCCGCCCCAAAAATATGCCCGTTGGAACACCTGTTAATCATTATTTCTCGAGAGCAAAAGAGGAGAACGAAACCGTCTTTGCCTTAGGAGTTCTTGCCTCTGATGCGGGAATAATTGCACGTGGAAAAATGTTTATGCAAACATATGAAGGATTAGGTTTTGGTCAGTATTGCGCATCAGAGTATTATCGTGACATTTTAGCTTCGGATAACAATGATCTTAGAACAAATTTTGTGGAACCCAGGTATCAGTTAGATGAAAACGGAAATGTAAAAGTTGATGAGAATGGTAATGACATGATATTTAATCATAAAGGTTACGTACAGTATAACATTAATAAATTCTCATATATGGGAGGTGATCCATTTTTGGCTGATATCGTTTATCAACGTTCTGCAGAGGTTTATCTAAATAGAGCAGAAGCATATGCAAAAAAAGCATTATTTGGGGATGGCGCTGCTGTTCAAAAAGCACTCGACGATGTTAATACTATTCGTTCAAGAGCACATGCAGATACGTATAGTTCAATTGCTGATTTTAGTGCCATTTATCCATCCAATCCAGGGAACCCCGTAGCTGATGGAGAAACGCCAAATGATGCAGATATTCTGGATGTTGTACTAACCGAACGGTTCCTGGAGCTGGCGTGGGAGTTCAACCGTTCAGAAGATGTATTTAGAAATAAAAGAAATCTGTACCGGAACTATTTAGGGCCACACCTTATTAAAGGAATTGTTAATTGGGAAAGTAACAGGATTATAGCTCCCATTCCGTTAGATGAAATGAATGCAAATCCATTGTTAGTTCAAAATCCGAATTAG
- a CDS encoding SusC/RagA family TonB-linked outer membrane protein: MKNLNWKVLLFLFMLPCFGYAQQAITGMVTESDGVSPIPGVNIVIKGTTTGTVSGMDGTYSINVNEGETLVFSFVGFMSKEVLVGQETTINVSLETDAIGLEEVIAVGYSSKKKTEISSAVVNVSSEKLQTSTSHDVGTMLQGKVAGLQVMSDQQSVGGAPQIRVRGSGSISASSSPLWVVDGIIGGSFDPQDVADITVLKDAGATGLYGSRAAGGVIVVTTKRGKAGDTKVRISSTTGIVKPNWGNLEFMDGPEFYDLINRGFILGGKTESEFLALFPAEVRNTNYDWMGFMYDQGFVTTNNISISGGNEKTTFYLSGNYNHEDGILRSDVYDRGSATLNLSHKLSEKLSIQLNTFSSFVKNQNTTSFTVFNVPFDTPYDEDGNVRPQDWVRNNYYTQERINFALPEELGSYNERGTLTLNPSLKLDYNPTDWMSVSASTRINYTSSVLERYDADGAQSTDIGGEVRNNLTRNSDILTNAILRLYKSYGEHALSGIIGGEFNEITHKYFEAHGAGYSGESTILDVAAVPQSVSGNNRTTTYNSFFSQVDYNYQSKYFFTGSYRVDGSSRFGANNRYGQFWSVAGSWMLSNEDFIKDLGLFNSLKLRSSYGLTGNASLDDYVHLNTFTLDASYMGENALSALSIGNPDLTWEVARTFNLGVDASFLDNRISMTFDYYYSKNSDLLFRVPLPAEFGYSEQWRNIGRLDNWGYELALDIAAIKTSDFNWNVNLQIGYSQDEVKELPGEAMDADGDGLLDNSIVYLGSDLFSNKILQVGGNRSTFYAAEWYGADPQTGGARWVSGYNSDGSPVLTDNREEALWLTAKGMPDFMGGFTNVFEYKGLSLETVFSYAFGDFTIIRDNAYDNDGQYLFRPEMIVYGQEDRWEQPGDVSSRTPWVYQGDLRSSQYSSKYWENGNYLKLASLSLGYSFNKNVTQRLGLGALKVFARGENLKVWHKSSGISPELTGFDADAPTRNSRPLPSKVVFGIDLTL; encoded by the coding sequence ATGAAAAATTTAAATTGGAAAGTATTACTTTTTCTTTTTATGCTTCCTTGTTTTGGCTATGCACAACAAGCTATTACAGGAATGGTAACGGAATCAGATGGTGTTTCACCAATACCAGGGGTAAACATTGTAATAAAGGGAACGACTACGGGGACGGTTTCGGGAATGGATGGCACCTATTCAATCAATGTAAATGAAGGTGAAACATTGGTTTTTTCATTTGTAGGATTTATGTCCAAAGAAGTTCTTGTTGGACAAGAAACTACAATAAATGTTTCCCTGGAAACAGATGCAATTGGATTAGAGGAGGTTATTGCAGTTGGCTATTCATCTAAAAAGAAGACCGAAATTTCAAGTGCAGTTGTAAATGTTTCGAGTGAGAAACTACAAACTTCCACAAGCCATGATGTAGGGACCATGCTACAGGGTAAAGTTGCTGGTTTGCAGGTAATGTCAGATCAGCAAAGTGTTGGTGGTGCTCCTCAGATCCGAGTTAGGGGTTCCGGTTCTATTTCTGCAAGCAGCTCGCCGCTATGGGTTGTTGATGGAATTATCGGTGGTTCATTCGACCCACAGGATGTTGCCGATATCACTGTGCTGAAAGATGCAGGTGCTACAGGTTTGTATGGTTCCAGGGCAGCCGGAGGTGTCATAGTTGTAACTACAAAGAGAGGTAAAGCTGGAGATACAAAAGTTCGTATTTCATCTACTACCGGAATCGTAAAACCAAATTGGGGAAATCTGGAATTTATGGATGGCCCTGAATTCTATGATCTAATTAACCGTGGATTTATTCTTGGGGGAAAAACCGAAAGTGAATTTCTCGCATTATTCCCGGCAGAAGTTAGAAATACAAATTACGATTGGATGGGATTTATGTATGATCAGGGATTTGTTACAACAAATAATATTTCCATATCTGGAGGTAATGAAAAAACAACATTCTATTTGAGTGGTAACTACAATCACGAAGATGGAATTTTGAGAAGCGATGTTTACGACCGGGGGAGTGCTACTTTAAATTTGTCTCACAAGTTGTCAGAAAAACTTTCAATTCAGTTAAATACCTTTTCTTCATTTGTTAAAAATCAAAATACAACATCGTTCACAGTATTTAATGTACCATTCGATACACCTTATGATGAGGATGGCAATGTTAGACCACAGGATTGGGTAAGAAATAATTACTATACCCAGGAAAGGATAAACTTTGCTTTACCCGAAGAGCTTGGTAGTTATAATGAGCGAGGAACTTTAACACTTAATCCATCGTTAAAACTTGATTACAATCCTACGGATTGGATGTCGGTTTCTGCTTCAACCAGGATTAATTATACGTCTTCAGTACTGGAACGTTATGATGCAGACGGTGCACAATCAACTGATATTGGAGGAGAGGTTCGAAATAATTTGACGCGTAATAGTGATATTTTAACTAATGCTATTTTACGTTTATACAAATCGTATGGTGAACATGCATTGTCGGGAATAATTGGTGGAGAGTTTAATGAAATTACCCATAAATATTTTGAAGCACATGGTGCAGGATATTCTGGAGAATCAACAATCCTTGACGTTGCTGCTGTTCCTCAGTCAGTATCAGGAAACAACAGAACTACAACTTATAATTCATTCTTCTCGCAAGTTGACTATAACTATCAATCGAAGTATTTTTTCACTGGTTCTTACCGTGTTGATGGATCGTCTCGTTTTGGCGCTAACAACCGTTATGGTCAGTTCTGGTCGGTTGCAGGTAGCTGGATGTTAAGCAACGAAGATTTTATTAAGGATCTGGGACTATTTAATTCTTTAAAGCTTCGCTCAAGCTACGGTTTAACGGGTAACGCAAGCCTTGATGACTATGTACATTTAAACACATTTACACTGGATGCTTCATACATGGGTGAAAACGCTTTATCTGCGCTATCTATAGGAAATCCTGATTTAACATGGGAAGTTGCACGTACTTTCAACTTGGGGGTAGATGCTTCTTTTTTAGATAACAGAATAAGTATGACTTTCGACTATTACTATTCGAAAAATTCAGATTTATTGTTCCGTGTGCCTTTGCCTGCTGAGTTTGGCTATTCTGAACAATGGCGTAATATTGGCCGTTTAGACAATTGGGGGTATGAGTTGGCTCTGGATATTGCTGCGATTAAAACATCGGATTTTAACTGGAATGTAAACTTACAAATCGGTTATAGCCAGGATGAAGTAAAAGAACTACCGGGCGAAGCAATGGATGCTGATGGAGATGGACTATTAGATAATAGTATTGTATATCTTGGTTCCGACTTATTTTCAAATAAAATTTTGCAGGTAGGTGGTAATCGTAGTACATTTTATGCTGCAGAATGGTACGGAGCTGATCCACAGACGGGCGGTGCGCGCTGGGTTTCGGGATACAACAGTGATGGTTCGCCGGTTTTGACTGATAATAGAGAAGAAGCATTATGGTTAACAGCCAAAGGTATGCCTGATTTTATGGGGGGATTTACCAACGTATTTGAATACAAAGGGCTAAGTCTTGAAACGGTATTTTCTTATGCTTTTGGTGATTTTACAATAATTCGTGATAACGCATATGATAATGATGGACAGTATTTATTTCGCCCGGAAATGATTGTTTACGGACAAGAGGACAGGTGGGAGCAACCTGGTGACGTCTCATCAAGAACCCCATGGGTTTATCAGGGAGATTTAAGAAGTTCTCAATATTCATCTAAATATTGGGAAAATGGAAATTATCTGAAACTAGCTTCTCTTTCGTTGGGATATTCATTCAATAAAAATGTTACACAACGTTTAGGACTTGGGGCATTGAAAGTTTTTGCCCGAGGAGAGAATTTAAAAGTGTGGCATAAATCAAGTGGTATTTCGCCTGAATTAACAGGTTTTGATGCTGATGCGCCTACACGTAACTCTAGGCCTTTGCCATCAAAAGTTGTATTTGGAATAGATTTAACGCTTTAA